The region TGAAATCAGACGAAAAAATTGCGACCAATATTTTGGCTTCACGACTTCAAACGCTTGAAGAAAACAAAATCATTACAAAATCAGACCACCCAGAAAGTAAAGCGAAAGTTTTATACAAACTGACACAAAAAGGAATTGATTTATTGCCTTTAATGATTGAAATAAATTTGTGGGCGGAAAAGTATTATGACTTACCAGCCGACAGAAAAGCAATGTTGAAAGAAGTGAAAAAGGACAAAGAAAAATTTATTAAAACAGCAACCAAAGACTTGAAAAAAAGCAGCAGCTAATAGCTAGAATTTCGTTGCGTGCGCAGCACGAACACCCGAGTCCCGATAATTATCGGGACGAACGGACGTAGTAATGAAATTCCTGTTGAACGGAACCGGAGGTTGTGAATGGTGAGAAGTGAGTTGTGAATGGTGAGTGGAATTTTCGGTTTACCCCCTTCCCTAAAGGGAGCCGAAAATTTAAGACGTGATTTCTTTTAAGCCGCCCTTATATTTTTAGACCAGAAAATCCGGGCAAGGATTTGAGCGTTGGCCGGCGGGAGTGACCCCCGAGTCGAGTGTGAAACACGAGCGCCTGGGGTCACGATAGGGAAATAGGCCTGAGATTTTCAGGACAAAAATATTCAGGCTTGATTTTTTGTTTCTTTTGCATCAAGGCAAAAGAAAAAGATTGGCTTCATTCCCTACTCGTTCTATTATTTATATCAAGCCATCCCTTATGGGTTTTACGATAAATGGGTTATAAGA is a window of Flavobacterium acetivorans DNA encoding:
- a CDS encoding winged helix-turn-helix transcriptional regulator — encoded protein: MKNTKKRSDCPVSSSLDIWGDKWSLLIVRDLMFAKQCTYGDFLKSDEKIATNILASRLQTLEENKIITKSDHPESKAKVLYKLTQKGIDLLPLMIEINLWAEKYYDLPADRKAMLKEVKKDKEKFIKTATKDLKKSSS